In a single window of the Acetivibrio clariflavus DSM 19732 genome:
- a CDS encoding leucine-rich repeat domain-containing protein produces MGNFKRLLCLVVTVFFTFHFYVTSVAAAHATISDDILQPFSIDEAEAKLKLHSKIFDFSEQSENTLLSTATYYNFSVSEINNLPKFNIKRGPEIISGKVELTFEPFPGVQNYEILFSKDGNFENSDYRAINDYSSFSYSLQNFLQSNKWYVYVLAYNSDGKIIAHSDVKAFTIPEDYPISFEPFLEKVVRKAMNKPTGEIYKSDVEKIKVLDASNQGLISLANISLLTNLEELYVQDNLIRDFPFDEFAKMKKLSKVDFSNNLLGVYSSSSLDLSKVNIAELNLSNNCIKSISFYQENSSIKELNLSSNRISDISSFNKITNLKSLYLKNNPIEDFGPISEYYDKLENKDFTMPSSTPENEGATEPSPTPSETPVSFQDKNLENTIRNLIRRSSGPIYPSDLANIHYLSISYKNIESLEGIQNLSELRVLSMSNNLVTDLTPLESLKNLKDLYLDGNKIEDLTSLGKLENLNSLFLSNCEISDITPLGKLSKLNYLYADYNNISDITPLKNLKNLCLLWLNNNNLTDISALSKHDNFIMLKLDKNKITNIDALKNSIYLNNLSLSSNPITSIDVLGNLVNLQYLGLSSISTSNFNSLENLKKLNDLFLINNDIKDISFLRNLKRLSWLNISQNKNIKDYSPINELADLSFLGISNNSIENIDFLSNLTGLTTLYASGNSIKDISSLKGLYNLTLIDLANNKISDIESLRELNKLTTLYLVFNNIYDFNPVSSLYNQLQKADFDLNGSETTGIKINRESIVITKGNKPKKLTYAEFASFLVKTFDLKDNSSAKPSLNLVSEDDPYYKDIVIAYKNRFFYPILPSDFKPYEYVTRRDYAYNVIKALKYDMQFPFTTYIEDITNISTENFSAIAAVAAGLMTLNEKNLFCPEEIMLLDIDAQLIPIVSPTNAVNKRVIWSSSNEKVATVDSTGFVKGISEGTAEITATTIDGKYSVKCVVTVLPSDDEDEEPQPSPEPQPTPSPTSNPGSGNSGGKPGGGSGGGGSSGGGGGSSGGGSGGGSAGGPSSGDVPNSPKPTPTITSNPVNTNTPTSTPTTSTPVATPTPTSISIKFTDVENHWAKETIEMLASKGIISGYPDGTFKPDSNMTRAEVSVVLAKAIGLDSTKSNLTFKDSNNIPQWAEGFIQAIVDKGIIKGYDDGEFKPNRVLTRKEMVVMAVNAFNIEGVEIELPFADSNTIPNWAKSSVCKAFSSNIVKGYADNTFKPDNEVTRAEVCTIIAKCLELVAK; encoded by the coding sequence ATGGGTAATTTTAAAAGACTTCTTTGTCTCGTTGTAACTGTTTTCTTTACCTTTCATTTTTATGTTACATCAGTAGCTGCAGCTCACGCCACAATATCTGATGATATCTTGCAGCCTTTTAGTATTGATGAAGCCGAGGCAAAATTAAAATTGCATTCTAAAATATTTGATTTTTCTGAGCAATCTGAAAATACTCTCCTATCCACGGCCACATATTATAATTTTAGTGTTTCCGAAATCAATAACTTACCTAAATTCAATATAAAAAGGGGACCGGAAATCATTTCTGGAAAAGTAGAACTTACTTTTGAACCTTTCCCCGGTGTCCAAAATTATGAGATACTTTTCAGCAAAGATGGAAATTTTGAAAATTCTGATTATAGGGCAATTAATGACTATTCATCATTTAGCTATTCATTGCAAAACTTTTTACAGTCTAATAAATGGTACGTCTATGTTCTTGCATATAACAGCGACGGAAAGATAATTGCCCATTCCGACGTAAAGGCTTTCACAATACCGGAGGACTATCCAATTTCTTTTGAGCCATTTCTTGAAAAAGTTGTTAGAAAAGCTATGAATAAACCTACCGGTGAAATTTATAAAAGTGATGTTGAAAAGATAAAAGTACTGGATGCTTCAAATCAAGGTTTAATTTCACTAGCAAATATCAGCCTTCTTACCAATCTAGAAGAACTTTATGTACAAGATAACCTTATACGGGATTTCCCCTTCGATGAATTTGCTAAAATGAAAAAATTATCAAAAGTTGATTTTAGCAATAATTTATTAGGAGTATATTCTTCCAGTTCTTTAGATCTTTCAAAAGTTAATATTGCAGAATTGAATTTATCTAATAACTGTATAAAAAGCATAAGTTTTTATCAGGAAAACAGTTCAATTAAAGAATTGAATTTATCCTCAAATCGTATATCTGACATTAGCAGTTTTAATAAAATAACTAACCTTAAATCTCTTTACCTAAAAAATAATCCTATAGAAGACTTCGGTCCTATCAGTGAATACTACGACAAGCTGGAAAATAAGGATTTTACTATGCCTTCATCTACTCCAGAAAACGAAGGTGCAACAGAGCCTTCTCCAACACCTTCAGAAACACCCGTTTCGTTCCAAGATAAAAATTTAGAAAACACAATCAGAAATTTAATTCGTCGTTCTAGCGGACCAATATATCCAAGTGACTTAGCAAATATTCATTATTTGTCTATCTCATATAAAAACATTGAAAGTCTTGAAGGCATTCAAAACCTTTCAGAACTAAGAGTTCTATCAATGTCTAATAATTTAGTAACTGACTTAACACCCTTGGAGAGTTTAAAAAATTTAAAGGATTTATATCTAGACGGTAACAAAATAGAAGATCTTACATCCCTCGGAAAACTCGAAAACTTAAACAGCTTATTCTTATCTAATTGTGAGATTTCCGACATTACTCCATTAGGTAAATTATCTAAATTAAACTATCTATATGCTGACTATAACAACATATCCGATATTACTCCTTTAAAAAATCTAAAAAATTTATGCTTACTATGGCTTAATAATAATAACCTGACAGATATATCAGCTCTTTCAAAGCATGACAATTTTATCATGTTGAAGCTAGATAAGAATAAAATTACAAACATTGATGCTTTGAAAAATTCAATATATTTAAATAACCTTTCTTTAAGTTCTAATCCAATTACTTCAATCGACGTTCTAGGAAACTTAGTTAACTTGCAATATCTCGGTTTAAGTTCAATATCTACTTCAAATTTTAACAGTTTAGAAAATCTAAAAAAATTAAATGATTTATTTTTAATAAATAATGATATTAAGGACATTAGCTTCTTAAGAAATTTAAAAAGACTGTCATGGCTAAATATTAGCCAAAACAAAAACATAAAAGATTATAGCCCTATCAATGAATTAGCTGACTTGTCATTTCTGGGTATTTCTAATAACTCAATAGAAAATATCGATTTTTTAAGTAACCTTACAGGTTTAACTACTTTGTACGCAAGTGGAAATTCAATAAAAGATATATCTTCTTTAAAAGGTTTGTATAATTTAACATTAATCGATTTAGCCAACAATAAAATCTCAGATATCGAAAGTTTGAGGGAACTAAATAAATTAACAACTTTATATCTTGTTTTCAATAATATTTATGACTTTAACCCTGTATCGTCATTATATAATCAATTACAAAAAGCCGATTTCGATTTAAATGGCTCGGAAACCACTGGCATAAAAATAAACAGAGAATCTATAGTTATAACTAAAGGAAATAAACCTAAAAAACTTACTTATGCTGAATTTGCAAGTTTTCTTGTAAAAACCTTTGACTTGAAAGACAATTCGAGCGCGAAGCCTTCTCTTAATCTTGTTTCTGAAGATGACCCATATTACAAAGACATTGTAATTGCGTATAAAAATAGGTTTTTTTACCCTATTCTACCCTCTGATTTTAAGCCTTATGAATATGTGACCAGAAGAGATTACGCATATAATGTTATAAAAGCACTAAAGTATGACATGCAGTTCCCTTTCACTACTTATATAGAAGACATTACTAATATATCAACTGAAAATTTTTCTGCTATTGCTGCTGTTGCCGCAGGTTTGATGACACTTAATGAAAAAAATCTCTTTTGTCCCGAAGAAATAATGCTTTTGGATATTGACGCACAGTTAATACCGATAGTTTCACCTACAAATGCTGTCAATAAAAGAGTAATATGGTCGTCCAGCAATGAAAAAGTTGCTACTGTTGATTCCACAGGATTTGTTAAAGGCATATCCGAAGGAACAGCAGAAATAACCGCTACAACTATAGACGGAAAGTATTCTGTTAAATGTGTGGTTACCGTACTTCCTTCCGATGATGAAGATGAAGAACCACAACCATCTCCTGAACCTCAGCCAACTCCTAGTCCTACAAGCAACCCAGGCAGCGGTAATTCAGGCGGCAAACCTGGCGGCGGTTCCGGCGGTGGTGGAAGTTCCGGCGGTGGTGGAGGTTCCAGCGGTGGCGGTTCCGGTGGAGGCTCTGCAGGTGGGCCGTCCTCCGGTGACGTGCCTAATTCCCCAAAACCAACACCGACAATCACAAGCAATCCGGTAAATACCAATACGCCAACTTCTACACCTACTACTAGTACGCCCGTAGCAACTCCTACACCTACATCAATTAGCATTAAATTTACCGATGTGGAAAATCACTGGGCAAAAGAAACCATAGAAATGCTGGCTAGCAAGGGTATAATTAGCGGTTATCCCGATGGTACTTTCAAACCTGACTCAAACATGACAAGAGCTGAAGTATCTGTTGTTTTAGCTAAAGCAATAGGATTAGATTCAACAAAATCCAACTTAACCTTTAAGGATTCAAATAATATTCCTCAATGGGCAGAAGGATTTATACAGGCTATAGTGGATAAGGGAATCATTAAGGGTTATGATGATGGTGAATTTAAGCCCAACAGGGTTCTTACCCGTAAAGAAATGGTTGTAATGGCAGTAAACGCCTTTAATATTGAAGGTGTAGAAATTGAGCTTCCCTTTGCGGACAGCAATACTATTCCAAACTGGGCTAAAAGTAGTGTATGCAAAGCATTTAGCTCAAACATTGTTAAGGGATATGCCGATAACACCTTTAAACCTGACAATGAAGTAACAAGAGCAGAAGTTTGCACGATTATTGCCAAGTGCCTTGAGTTAGTTGCCAAGTAA
- a CDS encoding leucine-rich repeat domain-containing protein — MSSFKRLLCFIMTALFISHFYFASAVTAFASTGDDLPKLNIKKGPQISDAQLELTFAPIYGAKNYEILFSKDKNFENPDFEKTIENTSFRISLYDFVDNSKWYVYVLAYNSDREIIAHSDIKTFTVPEDYPVSFDSYLEKVIRKAIKKPSGEIYKSDVEKIEVLDASNQRLSSLSKIGLLTNLEKLYLQDNQIRDIPLDEFSKMKKLRKVDLSNNLLGLSSNNKYDFTDVNIEVLNLSNNCIQEITFSKENSSIKELNLSSNRISDISTFDKLTNLESLYLGNNPIKDFSPTSEYYDDLLNKDFTLSSSTPVSTAEPTPSVTPINFPDKNLENAIRSSIRRSSGPIYPSDLANVYLLDISNKNIKNLEGIQYFSNLRFLYMSNNSVTDIKTLESLKTLKDLSLDGNKIEDLTPLEKLENLNSLNLSRCDISDITVLSKLTKLNDLYLDNNNISDITPLENLKNLCILFIQNNQLTDISALSNHDNLIMLTLYNNKITDISALKNSVYLEDLTLALNPITSVDVLRNLANLRSLGLNSISASNFNVLRNLKLLYDLNLNNNNISDISFLKYLKNLTMLAIANNKNIKDYSVIEELIDLSRLNISDNSIEDINFLSNLTSLEYLYASGNSIKNLTPLKDLYNLTSLNLANNKISKIESLSKLNKLTTLYLAFNNIYDFSPVSTFYDQLRYKDFNLNATETKGIKLNRDSITITKGNKPKKLTYAEFASFLVKTFDLRDNSNSVPDLPLVSKDDPYYNDIVIALKNNALYPIDPANFNPTEYVTRRYYASNILSLLNYNLQSPFSSYIKDLEPKPENIPAIIIVAAGLMTLNEENLFCPEEVMLLDIDAQLIPIVSPTNAVNKRVIWSSSNEKVATVDSTGFVKGISAGTAEITATTLDGKYSAKCTVTVLPSDNEDEEPQPTPSPTSKPSSGNSGSKPGGGSGGGGSSGGGGSSGGSSGGGGGSSGGGSGGGSAGGPSSGDVPNSPKPTPTITSNPVNTNTPTSTPTPTNTPEVTPTPTPISIKFTDVENHWAKETIEMLASKGIISGYPDGTFKPDSNMTRAEVSVVLAKAIGLDPAESNLTFKDSKDIPKWAEGFIQAIVDKGIIKGYDDGEFKPNRVLTRKEMVVMAVNAFNIEGIEIELPFADSNTIPNWAKSSVCKAFSSNIVKGYADNTFKPDKEVTRAEVCTIIAKCLELIAHSNTGS; from the coding sequence ATGAGTAGTTTTAAAAGACTTCTTTGTTTTATAATGACAGCCTTGTTTATTTCTCATTTTTACTTTGCATCGGCAGTTACTGCTTTTGCTTCAACTGGCGATGACTTGCCTAAGCTCAATATAAAAAAGGGGCCACAAATTTCTGATGCACAACTCGAGCTCACCTTTGCCCCTATTTACGGTGCTAAAAATTATGAAATTCTTTTCAGCAAAGACAAAAATTTTGAAAATCCCGATTTTGAAAAAACCATTGAAAATACATCCTTTAGAATTTCATTATATGATTTTGTAGATAATAGCAAATGGTACGTTTATGTCCTTGCATATAACAGCGACAGAGAGATAATTGCACATTCAGATATAAAAACTTTTACAGTCCCGGAGGACTATCCAGTTTCTTTTGATTCGTATCTTGAAAAGGTTATCAGAAAAGCTATAAAAAAACCTAGCGGGGAAATTTATAAAAGTGATGTTGAAAAGATAGAAGTACTTGATGCTTCTAATCAACGTTTATCTTCTCTGTCAAAAATTGGTTTGCTCACTAATCTGGAAAAATTATATCTACAAGACAACCAAATACGCGACATTCCATTAGATGAGTTTTCGAAGATGAAGAAATTGCGGAAAGTTGATTTGAGCAATAATTTATTAGGATTATCGTCTAACAACAAATACGATTTTACTGATGTTAATATTGAAGTATTGAATTTATCCAACAACTGTATACAAGAAATAACCTTTTCTAAAGAAAACAGCTCCATTAAAGAATTGAACTTATCATCAAATCGTATATCCGATATTAGCACTTTTGATAAATTGACAAACCTTGAATCGCTTTACTTAGGTAATAATCCTATAAAAGACTTCAGTCCTACAAGTGAATACTATGATGATCTGTTAAATAAGGATTTTACTTTGTCATCATCTACTCCTGTAAGCACAGCTGAACCTACACCTTCGGTAACCCCTATAAATTTCCCGGACAAAAATCTGGAAAATGCAATCAGAAGTTCAATTCGCCGTTCCAGTGGACCAATATATCCAAGCGATCTGGCAAATGTTTATCTTTTGGATATTTCAAACAAAAACATTAAAAATCTTGAAGGTATTCAATATTTTTCGAATCTAAGATTTCTATACATGTCTAATAATTCAGTAACAGATATAAAAACTCTTGAAAGTTTAAAAACTTTAAAGGACTTATCTCTTGACGGCAACAAAATAGAAGATCTAACACCCCTTGAAAAACTTGAAAACTTAAATAGTTTAAATCTATCAAGGTGTGATATTTCGGATATCACCGTATTAAGCAAATTGACGAAACTAAACGATCTATATCTTGACAATAACAATATATCCGATATAACTCCTTTGGAAAATCTCAAAAATTTATGTATATTATTTATTCAGAATAATCAGCTGACAGATATATCGGCTCTTTCAAATCATGATAATCTTATCATGCTGACTTTATACAACAATAAAATTACAGACATCAGTGCATTAAAAAACTCGGTATATCTTGAGGATCTCACATTAGCCTTAAATCCGATTACTTCAGTTGATGTACTAAGGAACTTGGCAAATTTGCGTTCCCTTGGTTTAAATTCTATTTCTGCTTCAAATTTCAATGTCTTAAGAAATCTAAAACTATTATATGATTTAAATTTAAATAATAACAATATTAGTGATATTAGCTTTTTAAAATATTTAAAAAATCTGACAATGCTAGCCATCGCCAATAATAAAAATATAAAGGATTATAGCGTTATTGAAGAATTAATTGACTTATCTAGATTAAATATTTCCGATAACTCAATAGAAGATATCAATTTTTTAAGTAATCTTACGAGCTTAGAATATCTGTATGCTTCCGGAAATTCAATAAAAAATTTGACTCCGCTAAAAGATTTGTATAACTTAACATCACTAAATTTAGCCAACAATAAAATCTCGAAAATCGAAAGTTTGAGCAAATTGAATAAATTAACAACTTTATACCTTGCATTTAATAATATTTATGATTTTAGCCCCGTTTCGACATTTTACGATCAATTACGATATAAAGATTTTAATTTAAATGCTACTGAAACCAAAGGCATAAAATTAAACAGGGATTCCATAACTATAACCAAAGGAAATAAACCTAAAAAACTCACTTATGCCGAATTTGCAAGTTTCCTTGTAAAAACCTTTGACTTGAGGGATAATTCAAATTCCGTTCCTGATCTTCCTTTGGTTTCTAAAGATGACCCGTATTATAATGACATTGTAATTGCATTAAAAAACAATGCTCTTTACCCAATTGACCCTGCTAATTTTAATCCTACTGAATATGTTACCAGAAGATATTATGCTTCTAATATTCTAAGCTTATTGAACTACAATCTGCAATCACCTTTCAGCTCTTACATAAAAGACCTTGAGCCGAAACCTGAAAATATTCCTGCAATAATTATTGTTGCTGCAGGATTGATGACACTTAATGAAGAAAATCTATTTTGTCCTGAAGAAGTAATGCTTTTGGATATTGACGCACAGTTAATACCGATAGTTTCACCTACAAATGCTGTAAATAAAAGAGTAATATGGTCGTCCAGCAATGAGAAGGTTGCTACTGTTGATTCCACAGGCTTTGTTAAAGGCATATCTGCAGGAACAGCAGAAATAACCGCTACTACTTTAGACGGAAAGTATTCTGCTAAATGTACAGTTACTGTACTTCCATCCGACAACGAAGATGAAGAACCTCAGCCAACTCCCAGTCCTACAAGCAAACCAAGCAGTGGTAATTCAGGCAGCAAACCTGGCGGCGGTTCCGGCGGAGGCGGTAGTTCCGGTGGTGGCGGTTCTAGTGGTGGAAGTTCCGGCGGTGGTGGAGGTTCCAGCGGTGGCGGTTCCGGTGGAGGCTCTGCAGGTGGGCCGTCCTCCGGTGACGTGCCTAATTCCCCAAAACCAACACCGACAATCACAAGCAATCCGGTAAATACCAATACACCAACTTCTACACCTACTCCTACTAATACGCCCGAAGTAACTCCTACACCTACACCAATTAGCATTAAATTTACCGATGTGGAAAATCACTGGGCAAAAGAAACCATAGAAATGCTGGCTAGCAAGGGTATAATTAGCGGTTATCCCGACGGTACATTCAAGCCGGATTCAAACATGACAAGGGCTGAAGTATCTGTTGTTTTAGCTAAAGCAATAGGATTAGACCCTGCCGAATCCAACTTAACCTTTAAGGACTCTAAGGATATTCCGAAATGGGCAGAAGGATTTATACAAGCTATAGTGGATAAGGGAATCATCAAGGGATATGACGACGGAGAGTTTAAGCCTAATAGGGTTCTTACCCGAAAAGAAATGGTTGTAATGGCAGTAAACGCCTTTAACATTGAAGGTATAGAAATTGAGCTTCCCTTTGCAGACAGCAATACCATTCCGAATTGGGCTAAAAGTAGTGTATGCAAAGCCTTTAGTTCAAACATTGTTAAGGGATATGCCGATAATACCTTCAAGCCTGACAAGGAAGTAACAAGAGCAGAAGTTTGTACTATTATTGCAAAATGCCTGGAACTAATTGCTCATAGCAATACCGGTTCTTAA
- a CDS encoding leucine-rich repeat domain-containing protein: MGNFKRLLCLVVTVFFTFHFYVTSVAAAHATISDNILEPFSIDETEIKLQLQSDIFDFSTQSENTLLSTATYHNFSVSDTSNLPKLNIKKGPQVSSTRIELTFAPFYGAKNYDILFSKDGNFENPDYKQTSDHTSCNFSLYNFVHNSKWYVYVLAYNSDGEIIAHSDVKTFLVPEDYPIPFEPFLAKVIRKAINKPNGEIYKSDVEKIKVLDASNQRLTSLANISFLTNLEELYVQDNLIRNFPFDEFAKMEKLAKVDLSNNLLGVSSYGYFDFSKVNIAVLNLSNNCIKSINFHQENSSIKELNLSSNRISDISSFNKLTNLKSLYLKNNPIEDFSPISEYYDDLVNKDFVLSSSAPEGEGTTEPTSSESPITFPDKNLEKAIRSSIRRSSGSIYPSDLADVYLLDISDKNIKNLEGIQYFSNLRSLYMSDNSITDIKPLESLKYLKDLYLNGNKIEDLTPLEKLENLNILDLSNCDISDITVLSKLTKLNDLYLDNNNISDITPLKNLKNLCVLWIQNNQLTDISALSKHDNLVMLTLYNNKIKDISALKNSVYLQDLILTLNPISSIDALGNLVNLGFLSLSSISVSNFDILKNLKKLYMLDLYNNNISDISFLKDLKKLTILDISNNKNIKDYSAVEELIDLSNLNISDNSIENINFLSNLTSLKYLYASGNSIKDLTPLKDLYNLTLLDLANNKISKIESLSKLNKLTTLYLAFNNIYAFSPVSTFYDKLRNKDFNLNATETTGIKLNRESITITKGNKPKKLTYAEFASFLVKTFDLKDNPNPVPDLPLVSKDDPYYNDIVIALKNNALYPIDPANFNPTEYVTRRYYASNILSLLNYNLQSPFSSYIKDLEPKAENIPAIIVVAAGLMTLNEDNLFCPEEVMLLDIDAQLIPIVSPTNAVNKRVIWSSSNEKVATVDSTGFVKGISTGTAEITATTLDGKYSAKCTVTVLPSDNEDEEPQPTPSPTSNPGSGNSGGKPGGGSGGGGSSGGGGSSGGSSGGGGGSSGGGSGGGSAGGPSSGDVPNSPKPTPTITSNPVNTNTPTSTPTPTNTPEVTPTPTPISIKFTDVENHWAKETIEMLASKGIISGYPDGTFKPDSNMTRAEVSVVLAKAIGLDPAESNLTFKDSKDIPKWAEGFIQAIVDKGIIKGYDDGEFKPNRVLTRKEMVVMAVNAFNIEGIEIELPFADSDAIPNWAKTSVSKAFSSNIVKGYADNTFKPDKEVTRAEVCTIIAKCLELIAHSNTGS; the protein is encoded by the coding sequence ATGGGTAATTTTAAAAGACTTCTTTGTCTCGTTGTAACTGTTTTCTTTACCTTTCATTTTTATGTTACATCAGTAGCTGCAGCTCACGCCACAATATCTGATAATATCTTGGAGCCTTTTAGTATTGATGAAACAGAAATAAAATTACAATTGCAATCTGATATATTTGATTTTTCAACTCAATCTGAAAATACTCTCCTATCCACGGCTACATATCATAATTTTAGTGTTTCCGATACCAGCAACTTGCCTAAGCTCAATATAAAAAAGGGACCGCAGGTTTCTAGTACACGAATAGAACTCACCTTTGCCCCTTTTTACGGTGCTAAAAATTATGATATTCTTTTCAGCAAAGACGGAAATTTTGAAAATCCTGATTATAAACAAACTAGTGACCATACATCCTGTAATTTTTCATTATATAATTTTGTACATAACAGCAAATGGTACGTCTATGTACTTGCATATAACAGCGATGGAGAAATAATTGCCCATTCGGATGTGAAAACTTTCCTTGTACCAGAAGACTATCCAATACCTTTTGAGCCATTCCTTGCAAAGGTTATTAGAAAAGCTATAAATAAACCTAATGGTGAAATTTATAAAAGCGATGTCGAAAAAATAAAAGTACTTGATGCTTCAAATCAACGTTTAACTTCGTTAGCAAACATTAGCTTCCTTACCAATCTGGAAGAATTATATGTACAAGATAATCTGATACGAAATTTCCCATTTGATGAGTTTGCTAAAATGGAAAAATTGGCAAAAGTCGATTTAAGTAATAATTTATTGGGAGTATCATCTTACGGTTATTTTGATTTTTCTAAGGTTAATATCGCAGTATTGAATTTATCCAACAATTGTATAAAGAGCATAAATTTCCATCAGGAAAACAGTTCAATTAAAGAATTGAATTTATCATCAAATCGTATATCAGACATTAGCAGTTTTAATAAATTGACAAACCTTAAATCGCTTTATCTAAAAAATAATCCTATAGAAGACTTCAGTCCTATCAGTGAATACTATGACGATCTGGTAAATAAGGATTTTGTTCTGTCATCATCTGCTCCGGAAGGAGAAGGCACAACTGAACCTACATCTTCTGAATCCCCTATTACTTTCCCGGACAAAAATCTGGAAAAAGCAATCAGAAGTTCAATTCGCCGTTCCAGTGGATCAATATATCCAAGCGATCTAGCAGATGTTTATCTTTTAGATATTTCAGATAAAAACATTAAAAATCTTGAAGGTATTCAATATTTTTCGAATCTAAGATCTCTATACATGTCTGACAATTCAATAACAGACATTAAACCTCTTGAAAGTTTAAAATATTTAAAGGATTTATATCTTAACGGCAACAAAATAGAAGATCTAACACCGCTTGAAAAACTTGAAAACTTAAATATTTTAGATTTATCAAATTGTGATATTTCGGATATCACCGTATTAAGCAAATTGACGAAATTAAACGATCTATATCTTGATAATAACAATATATCGGATATAACCCCTTTGAAAAATCTTAAAAATTTATGTGTATTATGGATTCAGAATAATCAGCTGACAGATATATCAGCTCTTTCAAAACACGATAATCTCGTCATGCTGACTCTATACAACAATAAAATTAAAGACATCAGTGCCTTAAAAAACTCGGTATATCTTCAGGATCTCATATTAACCTTAAATCCGATTTCATCAATTGACGCATTAGGGAATTTAGTTAATTTAGGTTTTCTTAGTTTAAGTTCCATTTCTGTTTCAAATTTTGATATTTTAAAAAATCTTAAGAAATTATATATGTTAGATTTATATAATAACAATATTAGCGATATTAGCTTTTTAAAAGATTTAAAAAAACTGACAATACTAGATATAAGCAATAATAAAAATATAAAGGATTATAGCGCTGTTGAAGAATTAATTGACTTATCAAACTTAAATATTTCCGATAACTCAATAGAAAATATCAATTTTTTAAGTAATCTTACGAGCTTAAAATATTTGTATGCGTCCGGAAATTCAATAAAAGATTTGACTCCGCTAAAAGATTTGTATAACTTAACATTACTAGATTTAGCCAACAATAAAATCTCGAAAATCGAAAGTTTGAGCAAATTGAATAAATTAACAACTTTATACCTTGCATTTAATAATATTTATGCTTTTAGCCCCGTTTCGACATTTTACGATAAATTACGAAATAAAGATTTTAATTTAAATGCTACTGAAACCACTGGTATTAAATTAAATAGAGAATCCATAACTATAACCAAAGGAAATAAACCTAAAAAACTCACTTATGCCGAATTTGCAAGTTTTCTTGTAAAAACTTTTGACTTAAAGGATAATCCAAATCCAGTTCCTGATCTTCCTTTGGTTTCTAAAGATGACCCGTATTATAATGACATTGTAATTGCATTAAAAAACAATGCTCTTTACCCAATTGACCCTGCTAATTTTAATCCTACTGAATATGTTACCAGAAGATATTATGCTTCTAATATTCTAAGCTTATTGAACTACAATCTGCAATCACCTTTCAGCTCTTACATAAAAGACCTTGAGCCGAAAGCTGAAAATATTCCTGCAATAATTGTTGTTGCTGCAGGTTTGATGACACTTAATGAAGATAATCTATTTTGTCCCGAAGAAGTAATGCTTTTGGATATTGACGCACAGTTAATACCGATAGTTTCACCTACAAATGCTGTAAATAAAAGAGTAATATGGTCGTCCAGCAATGAGAAGGTTGCTACTGTTGATTCCACAGGCTTTGTTAAAGGCATATCCACAGGAACTGCGGAAATAACCGCTACTACTTTAGACGGAAAGTATTCTGCTAAATGTACAGTTACTGTACTTCCATCCGACAACGAAGATGAAGAACCACAGCCAACTCCTAGTCCTACAAGCAACCCAGGCAGTGGTAATTCAGGCGGCAAACCTGGCGGCGGTTCCGGCGGAGGCGGTAGTTCCGGTGGTGGCGGTTCTAGTGGTGGAAGTTCCGGTGGTGGTGGAGGTTCCAGCGGTGGCGGTTCCGGTGGAGGCTCTGCAGGTGGGCCGTCCTCCGGTGACGTGCCTAATTCCCCAAAACCAACACCGACAATCACAAGCAATCCGGTAAATACCAATACACCAACTTCTACACCTACTCCTACTAATACGCCCGAAGTAACTCCTACACCTACACCAATTAGCATTAAATTTACCGATGTGGAAAATCACTGGGCAAAAGAAACCATAGAAATGCTGGCTAGCAAGGGTATAATTAGCGGTTATCCCGACGGTACATTCAAGCCGGATTCAAACATGACAAGGGCTGAAGTATCTGTTGTTTTAGCTAAAGCAATAGGATTAGACCCTGCCGAATCCAACTTAACCTTTAAGGACTCTAAGGATATTCCGAAATGGGCAGAAGGATTTATACAAGCTATAGTGGATAAGGGAATCATCAAGGGATATGACGACGGAGAGTTTAAGCCTAATAGGGTTCTTACCCGAAAAGAAATGGTTGTAATGGCAGTAAACGCCTTTAACATTGAAGGTATAGAAATTGAGCTTCCCTTTGCAGACAGCGATGCTATTCCAAACTGGGCTAAAACCAGTGTCAGCAAAGCCTTTAGTTCAAACATTGTTAAGGGATATGCCGATAATACCTTCAAGCCTGACAAGGAAGTAACAAGAGCAGAAGTTTGTACTATTATTGCAAAATGCCTGGAACTAATTGCTCATAGCAATACCGGTTCTTAA